The Pseudomonas sp. FP2309 genome has a window encoding:
- the atuD gene encoding acyl-CoA dehydrogenase family protein, translating into MIFTQEHQELRRTVRAFVDREINPHVDEWEKAGRFPIHEIFRKAGDLGLLGISKPERFGGMGLDYSYSIVAAEEFGTIHCGGIPMSIGVQTDMCTPALARFGSDELRDEFLRPAISGEQVGCIGVSETGAGSDVAGLKTHARKDGADYVINGSKMWITNSPSADFICLLANTSDDKPHINKSLIMVPMNTPGISVSPPLEKLGMHSSETAQVFFDNVRIPQRNRIGHEGAGFMMQMLQFQEERLFGAANMIKGLEYCIDSTIAYCKERQTFGKALIDNQVIHFRLAELATEIECLRALVYQATEQYIKGQDVTRLASMAKLKAGRLGREVSDSCLQYWGGMGFMWDNPVARAYRDVRLVSIGGGADEIMLGIICKLMGTLPGKKS; encoded by the coding sequence ATGATCTTCACCCAGGAACACCAGGAACTGCGCCGCACCGTGCGCGCCTTCGTCGACCGCGAGATCAACCCCCATGTGGATGAATGGGAAAAGGCCGGGCGCTTTCCCATCCACGAGATTTTCCGCAAGGCCGGCGACCTGGGCCTGCTGGGCATTTCCAAGCCCGAACGCTTTGGCGGCATGGGCCTGGACTACAGCTACTCGATCGTCGCCGCCGAAGAATTCGGCACCATCCACTGCGGCGGCATCCCCATGTCCATCGGCGTGCAGACCGACATGTGCACCCCTGCCCTCGCCCGTTTCGGCTCGGATGAACTGCGCGATGAATTCCTGCGTCCCGCCATCAGCGGCGAGCAAGTGGGCTGCATCGGGGTCTCGGAAACCGGTGCCGGTTCGGACGTGGCCGGGCTCAAGACCCACGCGCGCAAGGACGGTGCCGACTACGTGATCAATGGCAGCAAAATGTGGATCACCAATTCGCCAAGCGCCGACTTTATCTGCCTGCTGGCCAACACCTCGGACGACAAGCCGCATATCAACAAGTCGCTGATCATGGTGCCGATGAACACCCCCGGGATCAGCGTCAGCCCGCCCCTGGAAAAGCTCGGCATGCACAGCTCGGAGACCGCCCAGGTGTTTTTCGACAATGTGCGTATCCCCCAGCGCAACCGCATCGGCCATGAAGGCGCGGGGTTCATGATGCAGATGTTGCAGTTCCAGGAGGAACGTCTGTTTGGCGCGGCCAATATGATCAAGGGCCTGGAGTACTGCATCGACAGTACCATCGCCTATTGCAAGGAGCGCCAGACCTTCGGCAAAGCGCTGATCGACAACCAGGTGATCCACTTCCGCCTCGCGGAGCTGGCCACCGAGATCGAATGCCTGCGGGCGCTGGTCTACCAGGCCACCGAGCAGTACATCAAAGGCCAGGACGTGACCCGCCTGGCCTCCATGGCCAAACTCAAGGCCGGGCGCCTGGGTCGCGAGGTCAGCGACAGCTGTCTGCAGTACTGGGGCGGCATGGGGTTCATGTGGGACAACCCGGTCGCGCGGGCGTATCGCGACGTACGCCTGGTGTCGATCGGCGGCGGCGCCGACGAAATCATGCTGGGCATCATCTGCAAACTGATGGGCACCCTGCCGGGGAAAAAATCATGA
- the atuC gene encoding geranyl-CoA carboxylase subunit beta, protein MPLIESLIDPHSPQFVQNRDALLASIEHLRQLEQTLLDKAQQAKPKFDRRGQLLPRERLNLLLDPGAPFLELASLAGYKLHDDKDGSAAGGGLIAGIGYVSGVRVLVVANNSAIKGGTISPSGLKKSLRLQQIALENKLPVVTLAESGGANLNYAAEIFVEGARSFANQARMSAMGLPQITVVHGSATAGGAYQPGLSDYVVVVRGKAKLFLAGPPLLKAATGEVATDEELGGAEMHAQIAGTAEYLAENDADGIRIVREIVSLLPWNAHLPPAPARMFKEPLYAIDELLGLIPDDPKKPYDVREILARLADGSNFLEFKGEFDAHTVCGHLHIQGRAVGVIGNNGPITPQGASKAAQFIQLCDQSRTPLLFLHNTTGFMVGTESEQQGVIKHGAKMIQAVANARVPKLTVVVGGSYGAGNYAMCGRGLDPRFIFAWPNSRTAVMGGAQAGKVLRIVTEAKQLKDGLVPDPKVLDMLEQVTAQKLDSQSTALYGTANLWDDGLIDPRDTRTLLGFLLDICHEAQVRELQPNSFGVARF, encoded by the coding sequence ATGCCGCTGATCGAAAGCCTGATCGACCCCCACAGCCCGCAGTTCGTGCAGAACCGCGATGCCCTGCTGGCGAGCATCGAGCACCTGCGCCAACTGGAGCAAACCCTGCTGGACAAGGCCCAGCAAGCCAAGCCCAAGTTCGACAGACGCGGTCAACTGCTGCCCCGCGAGCGCCTCAACCTCTTACTGGACCCCGGTGCACCGTTTTTGGAACTGGCGAGCCTGGCCGGCTATAAGCTGCACGATGACAAGGATGGCAGCGCGGCCGGTGGCGGCTTGATCGCGGGTATCGGCTATGTCAGCGGCGTGCGCGTGCTGGTGGTGGCGAACAACAGCGCGATCAAGGGCGGCACCATTTCCCCCAGCGGCCTGAAAAAATCCCTGCGCCTGCAACAGATCGCCCTGGAAAACAAACTGCCGGTGGTGACCCTGGCCGAGAGCGGCGGCGCCAACCTCAACTATGCCGCCGAGATTTTCGTCGAAGGCGCGCGCAGCTTTGCCAACCAGGCGCGTATGTCGGCCATGGGCCTGCCGCAAATCACCGTGGTGCACGGCTCGGCCACGGCGGGCGGGGCTTATCAGCCGGGGTTGTCGGATTACGTGGTGGTGGTGCGCGGCAAGGCCAAGCTGTTTCTCGCCGGGCCGCCGCTGCTCAAGGCCGCTACCGGCGAAGTCGCCACCGATGAAGAACTCGGCGGCGCCGAAATGCACGCGCAGATAGCCGGCACCGCCGAATACCTGGCGGAAAACGACGCCGATGGGATCCGCATCGTGCGGGAGATCGTCAGTCTGCTGCCTTGGAATGCCCACCTGCCGCCGGCGCCGGCACGTATGTTCAAGGAGCCGCTGTATGCCATCGACGAACTGCTGGGGCTGATCCCCGATGACCCGAAAAAGCCCTACGACGTGCGCGAGATCCTGGCGCGCCTGGCCGACGGTTCCAATTTCCTCGAGTTCAAAGGCGAGTTCGACGCCCACACCGTCTGCGGCCACTTGCACATCCAGGGCCGTGCCGTGGGGGTAATCGGCAATAACGGTCCGATCACCCCCCAAGGGGCGAGCAAGGCCGCGCAGTTTATCCAGCTGTGTGACCAGAGCCGCACGCCGCTGCTGTTCCTGCACAACACCACCGGTTTCATGGTGGGCACCGAGTCGGAGCAGCAGGGGGTGATCAAGCACGGCGCGAAGATGATCCAGGCGGTGGCCAATGCACGGGTGCCTAAACTCACGGTGGTGGTCGGTGGCTCTTACGGCGCGGGCAACTATGCGATGTGCGGGCGAGGCCTGGACCCGCGCTTTATCTTCGCCTGGCCCAACAGCCGCACGGCCGTCATGGGTGGCGCCCAGGCGGGCAAGGTGCTGCGCATCGTTACCGAGGCCAAGCAGTTGAAAGACGGTTTGGTGCCCGACCCCAAGGTGCTGGATATGCTGGAGCAGGTCACCGCGCAGAAACTCGACAGCCAATCCACTGCGCTGTATGGCACGGCAAACCTGTGGGATGACGGGCTGATCGATCCACGCGACACCCGTACCCTGCTCGGTTTTTTGCTGGATATCTGCCATGAAGCCCAGGTGCGGGAACTGCAACCCAACAGCTTCGGTGTGGCGCGTTTCTAA
- a CDS encoding enoyl-CoA hydratase/isomerase family protein: MNTLLLESHNGVLHITLNRPECRNAMSLQMVNELHAALAQLDSQVRAVVISGAGGHFCAGADVKDMVSAGDQLAALNRAFGALLQAVEALPQVVIVVLQGAVLGGGFGLACVSDIAIADHKARFGLPETSLGLLPAQIAPFVVKRIGLTQARRLALTAARFDGVEAERLGLVHFTEHDPQALAERLDQVLGQVLQCAPGANARTKALLLASVEQPLGPLLDEAAQWFAEAVRGEEGIEGTQAFVQKRQPGWCI; encoded by the coding sequence ATGAACACCCTGCTGCTCGAATCCCATAACGGTGTGTTGCATATCACCCTCAATCGCCCCGAATGCCGCAATGCCATGAGCCTGCAGATGGTCAACGAACTGCATGCGGCCTTGGCGCAGTTGGACAGCCAGGTGCGCGCCGTGGTGATCAGCGGCGCGGGCGGGCACTTTTGCGCCGGCGCCGATGTGAAAGACATGGTCAGCGCGGGTGATCAATTGGCCGCGCTGAACCGCGCTTTCGGTGCCTTATTGCAAGCGGTCGAAGCCCTGCCGCAGGTGGTGATTGTGGTGCTGCAAGGCGCCGTGCTGGGCGGTGGCTTCGGCCTGGCCTGCGTGAGTGACATCGCGATTGCCGACCACAAGGCCCGCTTCGGCTTGCCCGAAACGAGCCTGGGCCTGCTGCCGGCGCAGATTGCGCCGTTCGTGGTCAAGCGTATCGGCCTGACCCAGGCGCGTCGCCTGGCCCTCACGGCCGCGCGCTTCGATGGCGTGGAAGCCGAGCGCCTGGGGCTGGTGCATTTCACCGAACATGACCCCCAAGCCTTGGCCGAACGACTCGATCAGGTGCTGGGCCAGGTCTTGCAGTGCGCACCGGGGGCCAATGCGCGCACCAAGGCGCTGTTGCTGGCCAGTGTCGAGCAGCCGTTGGGGCCTTTGCTGGATGAGGCCGCACAGTGGTTTGCCGAGGCGGTGAGAGGTGAAGAAGGGATTGAGGGCACGCAGGCGTTCGTGCAGAAGCGCCAGCCGGGGTGGTGCATATGA
- a CDS encoding thioesterase II family protein: MSTPTRLRLFCLPYSGASAMVYARWRRALPEWLQVCPLELPGRGMRMDEPLQRDITALAAQLADEISRDLNGPYALFGHSLGGLLAFELAHALKARNAPAPLALFASGTAGPARRDVSEYAIEKTDEQLIERLRELKGTAEEALANPELMQLMLPILRADFLLCGSFTYGRRAPLGMPIHVFGGKQDSVRADQLLDWQLDAASGFSLDMFDGHHFFLVQHESAVLRCMRRYAEQHLARWRNGAARQLAAG, from the coding sequence ATGAGTACCCCCACCCGACTGCGCCTGTTCTGCCTGCCCTATTCAGGCGCCAGTGCCATGGTGTATGCGCGCTGGCGTCGAGCCCTGCCGGAGTGGTTGCAGGTGTGCCCGCTGGAATTACCGGGCCGTGGCATGCGCATGGACGAGCCGTTGCAGCGCGACATCACGGCCTTGGCCGCCCAGTTGGCCGATGAGATCAGCCGCGACCTGAATGGGCCCTACGCCTTGTTCGGGCACAGCCTTGGCGGGCTGCTGGCATTCGAATTGGCCCACGCGCTGAAAGCGCGCAATGCGCCGGCGCCCCTGGCCCTGTTCGCCTCCGGCACGGCCGGTCCGGCGCGCCGCGACGTCAGCGAATACGCCATCGAAAAGACCGATGAGCAACTGATCGAGCGCCTGCGTGAGCTCAAGGGCACCGCCGAAGAAGCCCTGGCCAACCCCGAATTGATGCAACTGATGCTGCCGATCCTGCGCGCGGACTTCCTGCTCTGCGGCAGCTTCACCTACGGCCGGCGCGCGCCCCTGGGAATGCCGATCCACGTGTTTGGCGGCAAGCAGGACAGCGTGCGCGCCGACCAATTGCTCGACTGGCAACTCGATGCCGCCAGTGGTTTTTCCCTGGACATGTTTGACGGCCACCACTTCTTTCTCGTGCAGCACGAAAGCGCCGTACTGCGCTGCATGCGGCGCTACGCCGAGCAGCACCTGGCCCGCTGGCGCAATGGCGCGGCGCGGCAACTGGCCGCCGGCTGA
- a CDS encoding acyclic terpene utilization AtuA family protein — protein sequence MSKTVRIGCASAFWGDTCTAAAQLVHGGKLDYLVFDYLAEVTMSILAGARLKDPQAGYATDFVEVLTPLLAEIQRQGIRVISNAGGIHPQACAAALQAACDKAHIPLKIAVLLGDDLHPQLKHLRTVSDMFNGAPLPPMCVSANAYLGAPGITQALQLGADIVITGRVVDSAVVSAALVHEFNWAWHDYDRLAQAALAGHIIECGAQCTGGNFTDWRDVPDYENIGFPIVDVSADGAFTVSKVDGTGGLISELSVAEQLLYEIGDPRAYLLPDVICDFSQVEVQQQGENRVHLSGAHGMPPTDTYKVSATYPDGFRCTASCLIAGIDAVAKAERVSQAIINKTSHLFSQRGWAPYTEVNIELLGSEATYGAHALRHDCREVVVKLAVRHPNKQALVLFAREIAQAATGMAPGLTGIVGGRPTVYPLIRLFSFLIDKAQCEPVVDFQGQRHPCILPPATPLATPTAPMEAPKPQGRADASVPLVKLAVARSGDKGNHSNIGVIARRPEYLPWIAEALTPEVVVDWMSHVLDPLIGRVERWYLPGSHSLNFLLENALGGGGIASLRIDPQGKAFAQQLLEIPIAVPQHLADQLT from the coding sequence ATGAGCAAGACGGTTCGTATCGGCTGTGCCAGCGCCTTCTGGGGCGACACCTGCACCGCGGCCGCGCAGTTAGTGCACGGCGGCAAGCTGGATTACCTGGTGTTCGACTACCTGGCGGAAGTCACTATGTCGATCCTGGCCGGCGCACGGTTGAAAGACCCTCAAGCCGGTTACGCCACGGATTTTGTCGAGGTGCTGACACCCCTGCTGGCCGAGATCCAGCGCCAGGGCATTCGCGTGATCAGCAATGCCGGCGGCATCCACCCCCAGGCCTGCGCCGCCGCCCTGCAAGCGGCCTGCGACAAGGCACACATCCCGCTGAAAATCGCCGTGTTGCTCGGCGACGATCTGCACCCCCAGCTCAAACACCTGCGTACGGTCAGCGACATGTTCAACGGCGCGCCGCTGCCGCCGATGTGTGTGTCCGCCAATGCCTACCTCGGCGCGCCGGGCATCACCCAGGCCTTGCAGCTGGGCGCCGATATCGTCATCACCGGTCGGGTGGTCGACAGCGCGGTGGTCAGTGCCGCGCTGGTGCACGAATTCAATTGGGCGTGGCACGACTACGACCGCCTCGCCCAGGCCGCCCTCGCCGGGCATATCATCGAATGCGGCGCGCAGTGCACCGGCGGTAATTTCACCGACTGGCGCGATGTGCCCGACTACGAAAACATCGGTTTCCCTATCGTCGACGTCAGCGCCGACGGCGCGTTCACGGTGAGCAAGGTCGACGGCACCGGCGGGCTGATCAGTGAACTGAGCGTGGCCGAACAACTGCTGTACGAAATCGGCGACCCGCGCGCTTATTTATTGCCCGATGTGATCTGCGACTTCAGCCAGGTTGAGGTGCAGCAACAGGGCGAAAACCGCGTTCACCTGAGCGGCGCCCACGGCATGCCGCCGACCGACACCTACAAGGTCAGCGCCACTTACCCCGACGGTTTCCGCTGCACCGCCAGTTGCCTGATCGCCGGGATCGACGCCGTGGCCAAGGCCGAGCGGGTCAGCCAGGCCATCATCAACAAAACCTCGCACTTGTTCAGCCAGCGCGGCTGGGCGCCTTACACCGAGGTGAACATCGAACTGCTGGGCAGCGAAGCCACCTACGGCGCCCACGCCCTGCGCCATGACTGCCGTGAGGTGGTGGTCAAGCTCGCCGTACGCCATCCGAACAAACAGGCGCTGGTGCTGTTCGCCCGCGAGATCGCCCAGGCGGCGACGGGCATGGCGCCGGGGTTGACCGGGATCGTTGGCGGGCGGCCGACGGTTTATCCGTTGATTCGGCTGTTTTCGTTCCTGATCGATAAAGCCCAGTGTGAACCGGTGGTCGACTTCCAGGGCCAGCGCCACCCCTGCATCCTGCCGCCCGCGACGCCCCTGGCCACGCCCACCGCGCCGATGGAAGCGCCAAAACCCCAAGGCCGCGCCGACGCCAGCGTCCCCCTGGTAAAACTCGCGGTGGCGCGCTCCGGCGACAAGGGCAACCACAGCAATATCGGCGTGATCGCGCGCCGCCCCGAGTACCTGCCGTGGATCGCCGAGGCCCTGACGCCCGAGGTGGTCGTCGACTGGATGAGCCACGTACTTGACCCCCTCATCGGCCGCGTCGAGCGTTGGTATCTGCCGGGCAGCCACAGCTTGAACTTCCTGCTGGAAAACGCCCTGGGCGGCGGCGGTATCGCCAGCCTGCGCATCGACCCCCAAGGCAAGGCCTTCGCCCAGCAACTGCTGGAAATCCCCATCGCCGTGCCGCAACACCTCGCCGATCAACTCACCTAA
- a CDS encoding SDR family oxidoreductase, with the protein MAFDSIFKADLFHGQTVMVTGGGSGIGRCTAHELAALGAQVVLVGRKPDKLQTVAAEIVEDGGSAHWQVCDIRDEEAVKALVSRILHAHGPIHGLVNNAGGQYPSPLASINQKGFETVLRTNLVGGFLVAREVFNQSMSRHGGAIVNMLADMWGGMPGMGHSGAARAGMDNFTKTAAVEWGCAGVRVNAVAPGWIASSGMDTYEGAFKAVIPTLREHVPLKRIGTESEVSAAIVFLLSPAAAFISGSTLRIDGAASLGSRAWPLHKAQPPSAAFNGFHRAYLPDVLKEGT; encoded by the coding sequence GTGGCCTTCGATTCAATCTTCAAAGCCGACCTGTTTCACGGGCAGACCGTGATGGTCACCGGTGGCGGCAGCGGTATCGGCCGCTGCACCGCCCACGAACTGGCGGCCCTGGGCGCCCAGGTGGTGCTGGTGGGGCGCAAGCCGGACAAGCTGCAAACCGTCGCGGCAGAAATCGTCGAAGACGGCGGCAGCGCCCATTGGCAGGTGTGTGACATCCGCGATGAAGAGGCGGTGAAAGCACTGGTCAGCCGGATCCTTCACGCACACGGTCCCATCCACGGGTTGGTCAACAATGCCGGGGGCCAGTACCCCTCCCCGCTGGCATCGATCAATCAGAAAGGCTTCGAAACCGTGCTGCGCACCAACCTGGTGGGCGGCTTTCTGGTGGCCCGCGAAGTGTTCAACCAGTCGATGAGCCGTCACGGCGGCGCCATCGTCAACATGCTCGCCGACATGTGGGGCGGCATGCCCGGCATGGGGCACTCGGGGGCCGCCCGCGCGGGCATGGACAACTTCACCAAGACCGCCGCGGTCGAGTGGGGCTGCGCCGGGGTGCGGGTCAACGCGGTGGCGCCGGGCTGGATTGCGTCCAGCGGCATGGACACCTACGAAGGCGCGTTCAAGGCGGTGATCCCCACCCTGCGCGAGCATGTGCCGCTCAAGCGTATCGGCACCGAATCGGAAGTCAGCGCGGCCATCGTGTTCCTGCTCAGCCCGGCTGCGGCGTTTATCAGCGGCAGCACCCTGCGCATCGACGGCGCCGCCAGCCTGGGCAGCCGCGCCTGGCCGCTGCACAAGGCACAGCCGCCGAGCGCGGCGTTCAATGGTTTCCACCGCGCCTATCTGCCGGATGTGCTCAAGGAAGGGACCTGA
- a CDS encoding TetR/AcrR family transcriptional regulator, with the protein MDEQTALRVMRTLIDGGQLTDPDSARGKLLQTAAHLFRNKGFERTTVRDLAGAVGIQSGSIFHHFKSKDEILRAVMEETIRYNTALMRASLQEAGNVRERVLALIRCELQSIMGGSGEAMAVLVYEWRSLSDDGQARVLALRDVYEEIWLQVLGEAKAAGYIKGDVFIARRFLTGALSWTTTWFRAEGSLTLEQLAQEALLMVLKAD; encoded by the coding sequence ATGGATGAGCAAACAGCCCTGCGGGTGATGCGCACCCTGATCGACGGCGGCCAATTGACCGACCCCGACAGCGCCCGGGGCAAGTTGCTGCAAACCGCGGCTCACCTGTTTCGCAACAAGGGCTTCGAGCGCACCACCGTGCGTGACCTGGCTGGCGCGGTGGGGATCCAGAGCGGCAGTATTTTTCATCACTTCAAGAGCAAGGACGAGATCCTGCGCGCGGTGATGGAGGAAACCATCCGCTACAACACCGCGCTGATGCGCGCGTCGCTGCAGGAGGCGGGGAATGTGCGTGAGCGCGTGCTGGCGCTGATTCGCTGCGAATTGCAGTCGATCATGGGCGGCAGTGGCGAGGCCATGGCGGTGTTGGTGTACGAATGGCGCTCGCTGTCGGACGACGGCCAGGCCCGGGTGCTGGCCCTGCGCGATGTGTACGAAGAGATTTGGCTGCAGGTGCTGGGGGAAGCCAAGGCCGCGGGCTATATCAAGGGGGACGTGTTCATTGCGCGGCGCTTTCTCACCGGGGCGTTATCGTGGACCACCACCTGGTTCCGTGCCGAAGGCAGTCTGACCCTGGAGCAACTGGCCCAAGAGGCGTTGTTGATGGTTCTGAAAGCCGATTGA
- a CDS encoding GNAT family N-acetyltransferase: protein MSNLNDLSVLPLPAGPALNADETESHLSLTLEGQPLARLRLERGDELHVHLQQANEVPSARALWAACYWLFVKEPTRQRLTWHLEHAPEEALRSGLLVSSDSPGQYHCERTLFWQLPQPWLGHAPSGSYPQQMIISDGKRHPARAPKPRGEVYRRFDARLGAWISLRTVEIDVDVARFNRWQNSARVANFWQESGSLEQHRDYLGKLQADPHTLTLIGCFDDEPFAYFEAYWAKEDRIAPFYDAGDYDRGIHMLVGEEHHRGPHKVASWLSALVHYLFLDDPRTQRVVAEPRADNAKMIGHMHNQCFHCEKEFDFPHKRAALMILGRERFFARCGLV, encoded by the coding sequence ATGTCCAATCTGAATGACCTGTCGGTCTTGCCGTTGCCGGCCGGGCCTGCCCTGAATGCCGATGAAACCGAAAGCCACCTGAGCCTGACCCTGGAAGGCCAGCCGTTGGCCCGGCTGCGCCTGGAGCGCGGTGACGAACTGCACGTGCACCTGCAGCAGGCCAACGAGGTGCCATCGGCAAGGGCGTTGTGGGCGGCCTGCTACTGGTTGTTCGTCAAGGAGCCGACCCGCCAGCGCCTGACCTGGCATCTTGAGCATGCGCCCGAAGAAGCCTTGCGCAGTGGGCTGTTGGTGAGCAGTGACAGCCCCGGGCAATACCACTGTGAGCGCACCCTGTTCTGGCAGTTACCCCAGCCGTGGCTGGGGCACGCGCCCAGTGGCAGTTACCCGCAACAGATGATCATCAGTGATGGCAAGCGCCATCCCGCCCGTGCGCCCAAGCCGCGTGGTGAGGTGTACCGCCGTTTCGACGCACGTCTTGGCGCGTGGATTTCACTGCGTACCGTGGAGATCGACGTGGACGTAGCGCGCTTCAATCGCTGGCAGAACAGCGCGCGGGTGGCGAATTTCTGGCAGGAAAGCGGCAGCCTCGAACAGCACCGTGACTACCTCGGCAAGCTGCAAGCCGACCCGCACACCCTCACGTTGATCGGCTGTTTCGATGACGAACCCTTTGCCTACTTCGAAGCCTACTGGGCCAAGGAAGACCGTATCGCACCGTTCTACGATGCCGGCGACTATGATCGGGGCATTCACATGCTGGTGGGCGAGGAACATCATCGCGGTCCGCACAAGGTTGCCAGTTGGTTGTCGGCGCTGGTGCACTACCTGTTTCTGGATGATCCGCGTACCCAACGCGTGGTGGCGGAGCCCCGTGCCGATAACGCAAAGATGATCGGTCACATGCACAACCAGTGCTTCCATTGCGAGAAGGAGTTCGACTTCCCGCACAAGCGCGCGGCGCTGATGATCCTGGGGCGGGAGCGGTTTTTTGCGCGGTGTGGATTAGTCTGA
- a CDS encoding RNA polymerase factor sigma-70: protein MTEQVSTGRCDSPLLQAFVDNRLILVKIAARITGCRSRAEDVVQDAYFRLQSAPTITSSFKAQLSYLFQIVRNLAIDHYRKQALELKYSGTEEEGLNVVIHGASPETSHINFNTLENIADALTQLPQRTRYAFEMYRLHGVPQKDIAKELGVSPTLVNFMIRDALVHCRKVSGNHSDTFARRV from the coding sequence ATGACGGAACAAGTATCCACAGGCAGGTGCGACTCACCACTTCTGCAGGCGTTCGTCGACAATCGACTGATCCTGGTGAAGATTGCAGCACGCATCACCGGGTGCCGCTCCCGTGCGGAAGATGTGGTGCAGGACGCCTACTTCCGATTGCAGTCGGCGCCGACCATTACGTCTTCGTTCAAGGCCCAGTTGAGCTATCTGTTCCAGATCGTGCGCAACCTCGCCATCGATCACTACCGTAAGCAGGCACTGGAGCTCAAATACTCCGGGACGGAAGAGGAAGGCTTGAATGTGGTCATTCACGGCGCGTCACCGGAAACCTCCCATATCAATTTCAACACCTTGGAAAACATCGCCGACGCCCTGACGCAGCTACCCCAGCGTACCCGCTACGCGTTCGAGATGTACCGTCTGCACGGCGTGCCGCAAAAGGACATCGCCAAGGAACTGGGGGTCTCGCCCACATTGGTGAATTTCATGATTCGCGACGCGCTGGTGCATTGCCGCAAGGTCTCGGGCAACCACAGCGACACCTTTGCACGGCGGGTTTGA
- a CDS encoding ABC transporter substrate-binding protein: MLTPWRLAAGLTLWALGTAWWMPASAAQLVRIGAAHFPPYTVRPEQGADTGLLPQLVEALNAAQSNYQFVLVPTSIPRRFRDFEQGRIDMAIFENPDWGWQEIPHTAVDMGLEDAEIFVAQRKLGREQRYFADLDGKRLAVFSGYHYAFAHFNSDPKYMAEHFNATLTYSHDSNLLMVARGRADIALVTRSYLSDFMVRNADMAGQFLVSERIDQVYHHYALLRPKAPITAEAFSALLKGLRDSGQMLKIFEPYRIDVMAAP; encoded by the coding sequence ATGTTAACGCCATGGCGATTGGCTGCAGGACTTACTCTATGGGCACTCGGCACCGCGTGGTGGATGCCGGCGTCGGCGGCGCAGTTGGTGCGCATCGGTGCGGCACATTTCCCGCCCTATACCGTGCGCCCGGAGCAGGGCGCCGACACCGGTCTGTTGCCGCAACTGGTCGAGGCTTTGAACGCCGCGCAAAGCAATTACCAATTTGTGCTGGTGCCCACCTCCATTCCCCGGCGCTTTCGCGATTTCGAACAAGGCCGGATCGACATGGCCATCTTCGAAAACCCCGACTGGGGCTGGCAGGAAATCCCCCATACGGCCGTCGACATGGGCCTTGAGGATGCGGAAATTTTCGTTGCCCAACGCAAACTCGGTCGCGAGCAGCGTTATTTTGCGGACCTGGACGGCAAACGCCTGGCGGTGTTCAGCGGTTATCACTATGCCTTCGCCCACTTCAACTCCGACCCCAAGTACATGGCCGAGCACTTCAACGCCACGTTGACCTACTCCCATGACAGCAACCTGCTGATGGTCGCCCGTGGGCGGGCCGACATCGCCTTGGTGACCCGCTCCTACCTGAGTGACTTCATGGTGCGTAACGCCGACATGGCGGGGCAGTTCCTGGTGTCGGAGCGCATCGACCAGGTGTATCACCATTACGCCTTGCTACGGCCCAAGGCGCCGATCACCGCGGAGGCGTTTTCGGCGTTGCTCAAGGGGCTGCGCGACAGCGGGCAGATGCTGAAGATTTTCGAGCCGTACCGCATCGATGTGATGGCGGCACCTTGA